The following nucleotide sequence is from Thermodesulfovibrionales bacterium.
GCAAGATACTTGTCGAACGATGCATTGAGGCTGACCGGAAGGTCCTTCGCCTTCGCCGAATCGATCCATGATTGCGGTATGATGCTGTTAAACCACGGCACAACAGAGAATATCGCCTGTCCGAATGAAATCCCGAGGATAGCGAGCATTGAAGTCCCGTTTCCTTCTCCGATCTTATAGAGGGAACCGGAAGCACAACCGCCGGCAAGAACCATTCCGACTCCAAAGATTACCCCCGAGATGAGGGTATGAATGCCAAAGGGGGCCGGATGGAAGGTGCTCATGCTCGTTGCAGAAAGTGTCGCCTGGATGATGCTGAAAAACATGAGCGCCACCATAATGCCTACCGCCATCCTCGGAACACCGGCCGCAAAAAGATCCCTCGAAGCAGAAGCCATACAGAACCGTCCATACTGAAGCATCATCCCGTATGCAAAGCCGAACCAGATGTACACGAGGAGATACATGTAGTAAACGTTTACATTGTAGTACATCAGGCTTATCACGATGAGAGCACCCGTCACGATGAAAGCCCAAATCTGATTCCCTCTTTCCTTGGTGTCAGTCGTTTCCATTCCTAGATACCTCCCCTTTAAGCTTCTCCTTATCTTATCATTCGGTCTGACAGAATAGACAAGCTAGAACAGAATAGACAAGCTGCAATGGAGCACCCACTTATTCCTGACAATTTTCCCTCTTTTTTTGTGTTTTATCTTATAGAAGGTGTCTAAACCCTAATACATGGAGTTCAGAATCGTCAAATAAAAAAAATTAATCGATACGTAATAAATTCTTATTGATTTTCAGAGTGACAAGGCATAACCTCCGGCTGAATTTTTCCCTATCTTTCTTTAATCTTTGGGCGGTTCCGAAAACCACCCTCCGGCGCATAGATTGTAACGAAGGTCTTCTCAGAAAAAACGTTTTCGTCGCGCTGAAATCTTCTCACTGAGGGCGAGCCCCCGACTCTTTGCGCCACGGAATCGGGAAGAATGTCAGTCTCTCCGCCTGCGATGACAACGAGCGGGATACCCCTTTTCGGAAGATCCTTGTCCCAGACGTAATAATCCGGGCTCTTATACTCCCACGTGAAGCGCAGGGGTGAACTGTCCCTTTCTTCCCTGTCGGGGAAGAGAGACCCGCCATCACGGTACCGGATCTTTTTGTGCGTGTAGAGATCCAGGATAGGAACAAAGGCCGCGGGATTTATCATCTGTCCTTCCCGCTGCAGTGTGGCGACCTCCACGGTCTCCCCTTCCAGCGAGTCGAGAAACTCCCCCGCCATTTTCAGGTTCACCGCACTCATCTTCTCCGTAAAGGGAAGATACGCAAAGCCCGCCACGGTGATTGATGAGAAGAGGATGCAGAAGATGAGAAATCTCTTAACCTCCCTGTCCCGAATCTCTTGCAACCCGTAGGCTGCCATTAATGCGATCATCGGAAATAGCGGGAGAATATAGCGTATCCTCTTCACCTGAAACAGGATCACGAGGATCACCCCCCAGCTGATAATGAGATACCTGGGGTCTCTTCTCCTATAGGCGATCCAGGCGGAATAGAGAGCAGAAAAAGTAATGAAGGGGTGTATCTGGAAAAAGAAGGTGGAGAGGAAACTCTCCCCCCATCTTCTGAGACCCGGTCCTTGATACCGCATCAAGAGTCTGACCTGCTCAGAAAAGACATCGAATTTAAGAAGAATGACCGTCCCCGCTGAGAGTAAAGCCAGCGCTATTATCACAGCGGTTTTACCCATGCAGCTCCCGGCCGCTGCATTCTCGATGCGGGTTTGGCAAATCAGGAATATGACTACCAAGATCGAAAGCATCGGCCATGTCGAAAATTTCGAAAAAAAAGATAGGAACAGGGAAAAAGACGAGAGCACCACCATGCCTGAGCTGCCACACCATAAGGCTTCCGTAACTGCAAAAACGGAGAGAGTCAAAAAAAACATCGTCGGTATATCGACAAGCATGAGCGGTATCTGGGTAAAGACATAGGGGATTCCGAGGAGCAATAGCCCGGCAGAAAAGCCGGTCTCTTCGTTCCAGAGAATTTTCCCTATACGGTACGTGAGAATGACCGTCAGAGAGAAGAGGACCGTAGTGAATATCTGGACATAGAGTCTCGTTTCCCCAACGAATTTGAAAATAAGTCCGTACAGGAAAGGAACAAGGGGCAGATCAGTCCAGGCCGAAATGCCCCTGCCCCATTCTCTGAAAAAGTGACCGATTCCATAAACCTCAAGGGTTTTTGCCTGCGTGAAGTATCTTGCGGTGTCCACAATCACCTCGGGCTCAGACCAGAAAACGACCGAGGCAGCGAAGGAGAGAGAAAACAGGACAAGAGCGGGGCGTCGCACGCGAACCCAGACCTTCGAGAGCAGATAGGAAAGAATTATACCGAGAAGGAGAATGAGATAAATTTCGGTTACATCAACGCCATCAAAAACCCACTGCCAGGAGGTCAGCCTATTGTCATCAGCTGATCGGAAGACAAAGAGAACGGCAAAGGCCGAAAGCGTCAGCAGGGAGATCAGGACAGCGGAAGAGATCTTCTCTCGATGCGGCTCAAAAGTAATAGCGGTAATCCCCCCTTCCCCAGGAGGCTCGAACGCGCACTCCTGAAACGGCACCAGGTCTTGAAAGACAAGGGGCTCCTGTCCTGGGCGTATCTCGGCAGAATGCTAATAGCCCCCCGTCTTCGGCTTAATCGACTTAGTAGCTTTACCGTCTCTAATAATTACGGTATCGCCGACCTTGATGTCAGCGACGTCCTTCACCCTCACCTTTGTCTCTTTGCCCTTATCGTCTTTCACGGTCATCTCATACTCCACGGCTTCGATCTTCACGACCGCGCCCTGAACGGTCCCTTTCTCTTCCTTATGTGACGAAAAGCTCGTTCCCGCGACTGCCATGACGAATACCATTGCCGCACAGAATGGAGAAAATATCTTCTTTTTCATCTCCTCACCTCCTTTTCATCGAAAGACTTCGATATCCTGAGACCTCGAACCGTGGACGCATACGAGGATGACACAATCTCAACTCGACTCCTGATGCCCGTTATGCTTCACCATTCCCGAAACTGACAGGAGTCTCCCGTCTCACCGTTTCTTTAACTCCTCCACTGCGTTCTTCAATTCCTCGATAGACC
It contains:
- a CDS encoding YeeE/YedE thiosulfate transporter family protein, which produces METTDTKERGNQIWAFIVTGALIVISLMYYNVNVYYMYLLVYIWFGFAYGMMLQYGRFCMASASRDLFAAGVPRMAVGIMVALMFFSIIQATLSATSMSTFHPAPFGIHTLISGVIFGVGMVLAGGCASGSLYKIGEGNGTSMLAILGISFGQAIFSVVPWFNSIIPQSWIDSAKAKDLPVSLNASFDKYLA
- a CDS encoding glycosyltransferase family 39 protein — translated: MPFQECAFEPPGEGGITAITFEPHREKISSAVLISLLTLSAFAVLFVFRSADDNRLTSWQWVFDGVDVTEIYLILLLGIILSYLLSKVWVRVRRPALVLFSLSFAASVVFWSEPEVIVDTARYFTQAKTLEVYGIGHFFREWGRGISAWTDLPLVPFLYGLIFKFVGETRLYVQIFTTVLFSLTVILTYRIGKILWNEETGFSAGLLLLGIPYVFTQIPLMLVDIPTMFFLTLSVFAVTEALWCGSSGMVVLSSFSLFLSFFSKFSTWPMLSILVVIFLICQTRIENAAAGSCMGKTAVIIALALLSAGTVILLKFDVFSEQVRLLMRYQGPGLRRWGESFLSTFFFQIHPFITFSALYSAWIAYRRRDPRYLIISWGVILVILFQVKRIRYILPLFPMIALMAAYGLQEIRDREVKRFLIFCILFSSITVAGFAYLPFTEKMSAVNLKMAGEFLDSLEGETVEVATLQREGQMINPAAFVPILDLYTHKKIRYRDGGSLFPDREERDSSPLRFTWEYKSPDYYVWDKDLPKRGIPLVVIAGGETDILPDSVAQRVGGSPSVRRFQRDENVFSEKTFVTIYAPEGGFRNRPKIKER